A section of the Sphaerobacter thermophilus DSM 20745 genome encodes:
- a CDS encoding haloacid dehalogenase type II, giving the protein MRREDIRVATFDCYGTLIDWEGGAASFLYSLALRLGDPSPDPGMTLRERWEAIQFDLLAGGYRPYKEILTESLRRWAEERGYSWDPAYGEDLVRSMRSWQPFPDTRPALLQAHAAGLRLVILSNTDRDIMAHTLRHLDLPFERVIVAEDVGAYKPSEQGFRYLLEQVGEPPERILHVAFGFKYDIGPAQRLGFHTAWVNRHVEAPPGPEQPDFIWRDLWGLAEFAGGPGPVPSGAPSRR; this is encoded by the coding sequence GTGAGGCGGGAGGACATCCGCGTCGCGACGTTCGACTGCTACGGCACGCTGATCGACTGGGAGGGTGGCGCGGCCTCGTTCCTCTATTCGCTTGCGCTCCGGCTCGGGGATCCGTCACCCGACCCCGGCATGACGCTCCGCGAGCGCTGGGAGGCGATCCAGTTCGACCTCCTGGCCGGAGGCTACCGCCCGTACAAGGAGATCCTGACTGAGAGCCTGCGGCGCTGGGCCGAAGAGCGCGGCTACTCCTGGGACCCGGCCTACGGCGAGGATCTCGTTCGCTCGATGCGGAGCTGGCAGCCGTTCCCCGACACCCGCCCGGCCCTCCTCCAGGCCCACGCAGCAGGGTTGCGGCTTGTGATCCTCTCGAACACGGACCGCGACATCATGGCGCACACGCTGCGGCATCTCGACCTTCCCTTCGAGCGGGTCATCGTGGCTGAGGATGTCGGGGCCTACAAACCGTCCGAACAGGGCTTCCGCTACCTGCTGGAGCAGGTCGGCGAGCCACCCGAGCGCATCCTGCACGTCGCCTTCGGCTTCAAGTACGACATCGGCCCGGCCCAGCGCCTCGGATTCCACACCGCCTGGGTCAACCGCCACGTCGAAGCCCCACCCGGCCCGGAGCAGCCCGACTTCATCTGGCGCGATCTGTGGGGACTGGCCGAGTTTGCGGGCGGGCCCGGACCGGTGCCGAGCGGCGCCCCGAGCCGGCGATAG
- a CDS encoding amidase — MSSYDDLPFLPVTELAPLLRSRQVSPVELTHQVLERIEAVEPKVNAYITVLADEAMAQAKAAERNIAMGNYLGPFHGIPVGLKDLLMTRGVRTTAGSAVLEDFVPDEDATTVTRLRQAGAIFTGKLNLHEFAFGVTTNNWTFGPTHNPWMPGHIPGGSSGGSAAAVAAGECIAALGSDTGGSIRIPAALCGNVGLMPTYGRVSRYGALALSWSLDHVGPMTRTVTDAALMLNVIAGYDPMDTATQPVPVPDYTDGIEGGLTGLRVGVPRNYFFERIHPEVKQGVEQAIARLGELGADIVEVDLPWVEHSLLAEFAIVMAEATSYHEHLLRTRADKYAPDIRVLLEAGEAISGPMYLKAQRLRTMIKQSFRAAMEQCDVIATPTLPHPPVPIGQDTVTIDGVEETTLDCMVRYTCPVDLSGQPAIALPCAFNDQNQPVASLQLIGRPFDEATICRAARAYEATTDFATRRPPL; from the coding sequence ATGAGCTCCTATGACGATCTGCCCTTCCTCCCCGTCACCGAACTGGCGCCGCTCCTCCGCTCGCGGCAGGTCTCACCGGTGGAGTTGACCCACCAGGTGCTGGAGCGGATCGAGGCGGTCGAGCCGAAGGTGAACGCCTACATCACCGTGCTCGCCGACGAGGCCATGGCCCAGGCCAAGGCCGCTGAGCGCAACATCGCCATGGGTAACTACCTCGGTCCGTTCCACGGCATCCCGGTCGGCTTGAAGGACCTGCTGATGACCCGCGGCGTTCGCACGACCGCGGGCTCGGCGGTGCTCGAGGACTTCGTGCCGGACGAGGACGCGACCACGGTGACGCGCCTGCGCCAGGCCGGCGCGATCTTCACCGGCAAGCTCAACTTGCACGAGTTTGCCTTCGGGGTCACCACCAACAACTGGACCTTCGGCCCGACCCACAACCCGTGGATGCCGGGGCACATCCCCGGCGGCTCCAGTGGTGGGTCGGCCGCCGCCGTTGCGGCTGGAGAGTGCATCGCCGCCCTCGGCAGCGACACCGGCGGCTCCATCCGCATCCCGGCCGCGCTCTGCGGCAACGTCGGGCTGATGCCCACCTACGGCCGGGTCAGCCGCTATGGCGCGCTCGCGCTGAGCTGGTCGCTGGACCATGTGGGCCCGATGACCCGGACCGTCACCGACGCGGCTCTGATGCTGAACGTTATTGCCGGGTACGATCCGATGGACACCGCCACCCAGCCGGTGCCGGTGCCCGACTACACCGACGGGATCGAGGGCGGGCTAACCGGCCTGCGCGTCGGCGTGCCGCGCAACTACTTCTTCGAGCGGATCCACCCAGAGGTCAAGCAGGGGGTCGAACAGGCTATCGCCCGGCTTGGCGAGCTGGGCGCCGATATCGTCGAGGTCGACCTGCCCTGGGTCGAACACTCACTCCTCGCCGAGTTCGCCATCGTCATGGCCGAGGCCACAAGCTATCACGAACACCTGCTGCGGACGCGGGCGGACAAGTACGCCCCCGACATAAGAGTCCTGTTGGAAGCGGGCGAGGCCATCTCGGGCCCGATGTACCTCAAAGCCCAGCGGCTACGCACGATGATCAAGCAGAGCTTCCGCGCGGCCATGGAGCAGTGCGACGTCATCGCGACGCCGACGCTCCCGCACCCGCCCGTCCCGATCGGTCAGGACACGGTCACCATCGACGGGGTGGAGGAAACGACGCTGGACTGCATGGTGCGCTACACCTGCCCGGTCGATCTGTCGGGCCAGCCGGCGATCGCGCTCCCCTGCGCCTTCAATGACCAGAACCAGCCGGTCGCCAGCCTCCAGTTGATCGGCCGGCCGTTCGATGAGGCAACGATCTGCCGCGCGGCCCGCGCCTACGAGGCGACAACCGACTTCGCGACGCGCCGCCCGCCGCTCTAG
- a CDS encoding FAD-binding oxidoreductase: MTLQTATEMRELPEADVQAFAQSLRGQLIRRGDPDYDEARKVYNAMIDKHPLMIARCVDVADVIESVNFAREHGLLLAVRSGGHNGAGLGVCDDGLVIDLSEMNSVRVDPEARTARVEAGATLGDVDHATHAFGLATPSGTVSLTGIGGITLGGGLGHLTRRFGLAIDNLLEADVVLADGRFVTANAQQNSDLFWALRGGGGNFGVVTSFLFRLHPVSTVYAGPMLWDADKAGDVLRWFRDFLPPQPDDLSGFFAFLKVPPAEPFPEELHNKTMCGVIWTYTGPMEQADATFAPIRAQFGPPALDWVGPMPLPVLQQLFDALYPPGLQWYWKADFFNDIPDEAIPTEIEYGTKLPTFLSGSHIYAISGAANRIPKDTTAWSYRDAKWVQVIVGVSPDPADKDRITKWAREYWEALHPYSAGGSYINFMMEEGAERIRATYRDNYDRLAAIKAKYDPANLFRVNQNIPPR, encoded by the coding sequence ATGACGCTGCAGACGGCAACCGAGATGCGTGAGCTTCCGGAGGCCGACGTCCAGGCCTTCGCTCAGTCGCTGCGCGGGCAACTCATCCGCCGGGGAGACCCGGACTACGACGAGGCCCGCAAGGTCTACAACGCCATGATCGACAAGCATCCACTGATGATCGCCCGCTGCGTCGACGTGGCCGACGTCATCGAGTCTGTGAACTTCGCCCGCGAGCACGGCCTGCTCCTTGCCGTCCGCAGTGGCGGGCACAACGGGGCAGGCCTCGGCGTCTGCGACGATGGGCTGGTCATCGACCTGTCGGAGATGAACAGCGTCCGGGTCGACCCCGAGGCGCGGACCGCGCGGGTCGAGGCGGGTGCCACGCTCGGCGATGTGGACCACGCCACGCACGCCTTCGGCCTGGCGACCCCCAGCGGCACCGTCTCGCTCACCGGCATCGGCGGGATCACGCTCGGAGGCGGGCTCGGCCACCTCACCCGCCGGTTTGGGCTGGCGATCGACAACCTGCTCGAAGCAGACGTCGTCCTGGCGGATGGGCGCTTCGTCACGGCCAATGCCCAGCAGAACTCCGACCTCTTCTGGGCACTGCGTGGCGGAGGGGGCAACTTCGGCGTGGTCACCTCGTTCCTGTTCCGGCTGCACCCGGTCAGCACCGTATACGCCGGCCCGATGCTCTGGGACGCCGACAAGGCAGGCGATGTGCTGCGCTGGTTCCGCGATTTCCTGCCGCCCCAGCCGGACGATCTCAGCGGCTTCTTCGCCTTCCTGAAGGTGCCGCCGGCGGAGCCGTTCCCGGAGGAACTGCACAACAAGACGATGTGCGGCGTCATCTGGACCTATACCGGCCCGATGGAGCAAGCGGACGCCACCTTCGCGCCGATCCGGGCGCAGTTTGGCCCGCCGGCGCTCGATTGGGTCGGGCCGATGCCACTGCCCGTGCTCCAGCAGTTGTTCGATGCGCTCTACCCTCCGGGCCTGCAGTGGTACTGGAAGGCCGACTTCTTCAACGACATCCCAGACGAGGCGATCCCCACGGAAATTGAGTACGGCACCAAGCTGCCGACGTTCCTCTCGGGGTCGCACATCTACGCCATCAGCGGCGCCGCAAACCGGATTCCGAAGGACACCACCGCCTGGAGCTACCGCGATGCCAAGTGGGTCCAGGTCATCGTCGGCGTGAGCCCCGACCCGGCCGACAAGGACCGGATCACCAAGTGGGCGCGCGAGTACTGGGAGGCGCTACACCCCTACTCCGCCGGCGGCTCCTACATCAACTTCATGATGGAGGAGGGCGCGGAGCGCATCCGAGCCACCTATCGGGACAACTACGACCGGCTTGCCGCGATCAAGGCGAAGTACGACCCGGCCAATCTGTTCCGCGTCAACCAGAACATCCCGCCGCGGTGA
- a CDS encoding ATP-binding protein, producing the protein MGNVPENQPIPISPLMRAGTRGLPQPLTPLIGREAELDALLRLLTRDGARLVTLTGPPGIGKTRLGLAVASEWQQRTGGEVYYVPLAAVRNPAWVLSVLARTLGVPTAHGQPLLDRLVAALWGTETLLLLDNVEQVVGAAPDIAELLTRCPHLVALVTSRAVLRVRGEHEWPVPPLALPPSISASPATLAGYSSVALLVDRARAVDPTFSLTADNAASIAAICLRLEGIPLAIELAAARLKMFSPAMLSERLERGLSELRDGARDVPARHQTLSDAIAWSDGLLAPDERRRFQQLAIFVDGWTLDAAEAICAADESPKARQAVLDGLTSLLEKSLIQRTTSPDGTPRFGMLSMIREYALGHLQASGDWDRLSERHATYFLSFVETAAAHLYHATQARWIERLEQEVGNLRTALRWLIDHGDKEAALRFGAALENFWLIHDHLGTGQRWLDEILAMPGDAPPLVTAQARDALAALLVRQGEIDRARALHEVNLVLYHEVDDEALRAQTLLDLGSLHFITGDVERATTYFEDALAIGWRVGARRTVARTLNRLGEIARLRGDDAAAAARYEESLVIWRSLAEQERIAMVLHNLAPVVARLGDRPRALALFAESLSLSWELRNTHGTAICLIGIAGAISGGWATAIQAAQLLGAADALRASIGVQWEPADRAEYERSVRVVRGMLDDAAFEPAWTQGRALTLAEAVERAQRLLATPPGPSRLHRRPRTQLGGLTRREYEVALHVALGKTNREIAADLSIGEKTVEMHVSNCLTKLGLRSRAQLAAWVASSTSGQPSGASAEL; encoded by the coding sequence ATGGGAAACGTGCCCGAGAACCAGCCGATCCCCATCTCGCCGCTGATGCGCGCCGGCACGCGCGGGCTCCCGCAGCCCCTGACCCCGCTCATCGGACGGGAAGCGGAGCTGGACGCTCTCCTGCGACTGCTGACCCGCGACGGCGCGCGACTGGTGACACTGACCGGGCCGCCAGGGATCGGGAAGACCCGGCTCGGGCTGGCCGTGGCGAGCGAGTGGCAGCAGCGGACCGGCGGTGAGGTCTACTACGTGCCACTCGCCGCGGTGCGCAACCCTGCCTGGGTCCTCTCGGTGTTGGCGCGGACGCTCGGAGTCCCGACCGCGCACGGCCAGCCCCTCCTCGACCGGCTCGTCGCCGCGCTGTGGGGCACGGAGACGCTGCTGCTTCTGGACAACGTCGAGCAGGTCGTCGGCGCGGCTCCGGACATCGCGGAGCTGTTGACGCGCTGCCCCCACCTCGTCGCGCTCGTGACCAGCCGCGCCGTCCTACGCGTCCGCGGCGAGCATGAGTGGCCGGTCCCGCCCCTGGCTCTGCCTCCGTCCATCTCTGCATCGCCTGCCACACTCGCGGGCTACTCCTCGGTGGCGCTGCTGGTGGACCGGGCACGGGCGGTGGACCCGACGTTCTCCCTTACGGCCGACAACGCCGCAAGCATCGCTGCGATCTGCCTTCGCCTTGAGGGGATCCCGCTCGCGATCGAGCTGGCAGCGGCCCGACTCAAGATGTTCTCACCGGCCATGCTGTCCGAGCGCCTGGAGCGCGGCCTGTCGGAACTCCGCGACGGCGCCCGCGATGTCCCCGCCCGGCACCAAACACTCTCCGACGCCATCGCCTGGAGCGACGGGCTCCTCGCACCGGATGAGCGCCGCCGCTTCCAGCAGCTCGCCATCTTCGTCGACGGTTGGACGCTCGACGCGGCCGAGGCCATTTGCGCCGCGGATGAAAGCCCGAAGGCGCGGCAGGCCGTGCTCGACGGCCTCACATCGCTCCTCGAGAAGAGCTTGATCCAGCGCACGACCAGTCCCGACGGCACGCCCCGATTCGGCATGCTCAGCATGATCCGCGAGTACGCCCTTGGGCACCTGCAGGCCAGCGGCGACTGGGACAGACTCAGTGAGCGGCACGCGACCTACTTCCTGTCATTCGTCGAGACGGCGGCGGCTCACCTTTACCACGCCACCCAGGCCCGCTGGATCGAGCGACTTGAGCAGGAGGTGGGCAACCTGCGCACGGCGCTCCGCTGGCTCATTGATCACGGAGACAAGGAAGCCGCGCTCCGCTTCGGCGCCGCCCTCGAGAACTTCTGGCTCATCCACGACCACCTCGGCACCGGGCAGCGATGGTTGGACGAGATCCTCGCCATGCCCGGTGACGCGCCGCCCCTGGTCACGGCCCAGGCGCGTGACGCGCTGGCTGCACTTCTGGTGCGGCAGGGCGAAATTGACCGTGCCCGCGCGCTTCACGAGGTCAACCTCGTGCTCTATCACGAGGTGGACGACGAGGCGCTCCGCGCCCAGACCTTGCTCGACCTCGGCAGCCTCCACTTCATCACCGGCGACGTGGAACGGGCCACGACCTACTTCGAGGACGCGCTGGCGATCGGGTGGCGGGTCGGCGCTCGGCGCACCGTGGCGCGCACGCTCAACCGGCTGGGGGAGATCGCGCGGCTGCGCGGGGACGATGCCGCTGCCGCGGCCCGCTACGAAGAGAGCCTGGTGATCTGGCGCTCCCTGGCCGAGCAGGAGCGCATCGCGATGGTGCTCCACAACCTGGCACCGGTCGTCGCACGCCTGGGCGACCGGCCCCGCGCGCTGGCGCTCTTCGCCGAGAGCCTGTCCCTCTCCTGGGAGCTGCGCAACACCCACGGCACCGCGATCTGCCTGATCGGCATCGCGGGGGCGATCTCCGGAGGCTGGGCCACGGCCATCCAGGCCGCGCAACTCCTGGGCGCGGCCGATGCCCTGCGCGCCTCCATCGGCGTCCAGTGGGAGCCGGCCGACCGCGCCGAGTACGAGCGGAGCGTCCGGGTCGTGCGTGGCATGCTGGACGATGCCGCCTTCGAGCCGGCCTGGACCCAGGGCCGGGCGCTGACACTCGCCGAAGCCGTCGAGCGGGCCCAACGCCTCCTCGCTACCCCACCCGGCCCCAGCCGGCTCCACCGTCGACCGCGCACGCAACTCGGCGGGTTGACCCGGCGCGAGTACGAGGTCGCCCTCCACGTCGCGCTTGGGAAGACGAACCGTGAGATCGCCGCAGACCTCTCCATCGGCGAGAAGACGGTCGAGATGCACGTCAGCAACTGCCTGACCAAACTCGGGCTCCGCTCCCGCGCCCAGTTGGCAGCCTGGGTCGCCTCATCCACCTCCGGCCAGCCGTCCGGCGCCAGCGCCGAGCTGTGA